Proteins co-encoded in one Inmirania thermothiophila genomic window:
- the arsS gene encoding arsenosugar biosynthesis radical SAM (seleno)protein ArsS (Some members of this family are selenoproteins.), producing the protein MHSTRELLMETDFPPLLRGRLETVQVNVGYRCNQRCLHCHVAAGPHRSETMDWATMEAVLDLLAASGAGTLDVTGGAPELNPHFRELVRQARALGVRVIDRCNLTILGEPGQEDLAEFLAAHRVEVVASLPCYLEENVDRQRGRGVFARSIEGLRRLNALGYGDPASGLVLNLVYNPQGPVLPPPQAELEADYRRELLDRHGVRFNRLLALANMPIQRFGSTLVSRGQFHDYMALLRASHRPENLETVMCRSLVSIDWRGQVYDCDFNQMLGLPLALGGRPRVHVRDLVGRDLEGNPVVVGDHCYGCTAGQGSSCGGALSG; encoded by the coding sequence ATGCATTCGACGCGCGAGCTCCTGATGGAGACCGACTTCCCGCCGCTTCTGCGGGGGCGGCTCGAGACGGTGCAGGTCAACGTCGGCTACCGCTGCAACCAGCGCTGCCTGCACTGTCACGTCGCCGCCGGGCCCCACCGCAGCGAGACCATGGACTGGGCGACCATGGAGGCGGTGCTCGATCTGCTCGCCGCCTCCGGTGCCGGCACCCTGGACGTCACCGGCGGCGCCCCAGAGCTCAACCCCCACTTCCGCGAGCTGGTGCGGCAGGCGCGGGCGCTGGGGGTGCGGGTCATCGACCGCTGCAACCTCACGATCCTCGGCGAGCCGGGGCAGGAGGACCTGGCCGAGTTCCTCGCCGCGCACCGCGTCGAGGTGGTGGCCTCGCTGCCCTGCTACCTCGAGGAGAACGTCGACCGCCAGCGGGGCCGCGGCGTCTTCGCGCGCAGCATCGAGGGGCTGCGCCGCCTCAACGCCCTCGGCTACGGCGATCCCGCCTCCGGCCTCGTGCTGAACCTGGTCTACAACCCGCAGGGGCCGGTCCTGCCGCCGCCGCAGGCGGAGCTGGAGGCTGACTACCGGCGCGAGCTCCTCGACCGCCACGGCGTGCGCTTCAACCGCCTGCTGGCGCTCGCCAACATGCCCATCCAGCGCTTCGGCAGCACCCTCGTCTCGCGGGGGCAGTTCCACGACTACATGGCGCTGCTGCGCGCAAGCCACCGCCCCGAGAACCTGGAGACGGTGATGTGCCGCAGCCTCGTCAGCATCGACTGGCGCGGCCAGGTCTACGACTGCGACTTCAACCAGATGCTGGGGCTGCCCCTCGCCCTCGGCGGCCGTCCCCGGGTGCACGTGCGCGACCTGGTGGGGCGCGACCTGGAGGGCAATCCGGTGGTGGTGGGCGATCACTGCTACGGCTGCACCGCGGGCCAGGGTTCGAGCTGCGGGGGTGCCCTGAGCGGGTGA
- a CDS encoding TIGR04282 family arsenosugar biosynthesis glycosyltransferase, which translates to MPVAVAVFTRLPEPGRAKTRLIPVLGAAGAAELQRRLAEHAVAEAAAAACGPVTVWATPRIDAPWLVALADRHGAALALQEGADLGARMRGALAEGVRATGAALVMGSDLPDLRRDVLRRAAEALGGADAVLLPVEDGGYGLLGVRGAVPDLFSGIPWGGPEVAAATRRRAAALGLRVVELEPLWDLDRPADLARLDPGRFPLRAGAGAGGAPVPPRG; encoded by the coding sequence ATGCCCGTCGCCGTCGCCGTCTTCACCCGCCTGCCCGAGCCCGGGCGCGCCAAGACCCGGCTGATCCCGGTCCTCGGGGCGGCGGGGGCGGCCGAGCTGCAGCGGCGCCTCGCCGAGCATGCGGTGGCCGAGGCCGCCGCCGCGGCCTGCGGTCCGGTGACGGTGTGGGCGACGCCGCGCATCGACGCGCCGTGGCTCGTGGCCCTCGCCGACCGCCACGGCGCCGCGCTGGCGCTGCAGGAGGGGGCCGACCTCGGCGCCCGCATGCGGGGGGCGCTCGCCGAGGGGGTGCGCGCGACGGGGGCGGCGCTGGTCATGGGGTCGGATCTCCCCGACCTTCGGCGCGATGTGCTGCGCCGGGCGGCGGAGGCGCTCGGGGGCGCGGACGCGGTGCTGCTTCCGGTGGAGGACGGCGGCTACGGGCTGCTGGGGGTGCGGGGCGCGGTGCCGGACCTCTTCTCGGGCATCCCCTGGGGCGGTCCGGAGGTGGCGGCGGCGACCCGGCGGCGGGCGGCCGCGCTCGGGCTGCGGGTGGTGGAGCTCGAGCCCCTGTGGGACCTGGACCGCCCGGCCGACCTCGCCCGCCTCGACCCGGGCCGGTTCCCGCTCAGGGCTGGCGCTGGCGCCGGAGGAGCTCCCGTTCCACCTCGCGGATGA
- the flgC gene encoding flagellar basal body rod protein FlgC — protein MSLMRILDISAQSLAAQSVRLNVTASNLANANSEAGSPEAVYRPRHPVFAAVLDAQRRDPAAVGVRVAAVVESQAPPEKRYDPGHPLADAQGYVYLPRIEVVEEMADMISASRSYEASVEVFNTAKELALRTLALGQ, from the coding sequence ATGTCGCTGATGCGCATCCTCGACATCTCCGCCCAGTCCCTTGCGGCCCAGTCGGTGCGGCTCAACGTCACCGCCAGCAACCTCGCCAACGCCAACAGCGAGGCGGGCTCGCCCGAGGCGGTCTACCGGCCGCGCCATCCGGTCTTCGCCGCCGTCCTCGATGCCCAGCGCCGGGATCCCGCCGCCGTCGGGGTGCGCGTGGCGGCGGTGGTGGAGAGCCAGGCGCCGCCGGAGAAGCGCTACGACCCCGGCCATCCCCTCGCCGATGCGCAGGGCTACGTCTACCTGCCGCGCATCGAGGTGGTGGAGGAGATGGCCGACATGATCTCGGCCTCGCGCAGCTACGAGGCCAGCGTCGAGGTCTTCAACACCGCCAAGGAGCTGGCCCTGCGCACCCTGGCGCTGGGCCAGTAA
- the flgB gene encoding flagellar basal body rod protein FlgB yields MPMKTDPLFGIHAKALTLRAQRAGILASNIANADTPHYKARDLDFRAALAAVEGRAVTLRRTDARHLPAPDLLPTAVALRYRVPVQPSPDGNTVDPHVERAAFADNALRYRASLQFLGGRIRTLLTAIRGQ; encoded by the coding sequence GTGCCGATGAAGACCGATCCGCTGTTCGGAATCCACGCCAAGGCGTTGACGCTTCGGGCGCAGCGCGCCGGAATTCTGGCGTCCAACATCGCCAACGCGGACACCCCGCACTACAAGGCGCGCGACCTCGACTTCCGCGCCGCGCTGGCCGCGGTCGAGGGGCGTGCCGTGACCCTGCGGCGCACCGACGCCCGCCACCTGCCCGCGCCCGATCTGCTGCCCACCGCGGTGGCACTGCGCTACCGCGTCCCGGTGCAGCCCTCGCCGGACGGCAACACCGTCGATCCCCATGTGGAGCGTGCGGCCTTCGCCGACAACGCGCTGCGCTACCGCGCGAGCCTGCAGTTCCTCGGCGGCCGCATCCGGACCCTCCTCACCGCGATCCGGGGGCAGTAG
- a CDS encoding flagellar brake protein, giving the protein MAQPHVHTLEVTSPARIAQLLARAQDDRRPLVLRFESEAAPRGGAVAAVRPLEEYFLVEGIRRAKGEPLPEPGRGVHCRIDHPGERIEFVARVREAAPMGGQVLVRIAFPDRLLHHQRRAWVRVPVAAVAEVPVTLVDAAEGSLFGRLEDLSLGGLGSLVLMAGRGEPADLATVEGCIVQLPDGGVFHAGLEVRNVHPRSDGTLRVGARFSRIPRGQDHRLERFIREVERELLRRQRQP; this is encoded by the coding sequence GTGGCGCAGCCGCACGTCCACACCCTGGAGGTCACCTCCCCGGCGCGCATCGCGCAGCTGCTCGCCCGCGCCCAGGACGACCGCCGGCCCCTCGTGCTGCGCTTCGAGTCCGAGGCGGCGCCGCGCGGGGGCGCCGTGGCCGCGGTCCGCCCGCTCGAGGAATACTTCCTCGTCGAGGGCATCCGGCGCGCCAAGGGCGAGCCGCTGCCGGAGCCCGGCCGCGGCGTGCACTGCCGCATCGACCACCCCGGCGAGCGCATCGAGTTCGTGGCCCGGGTGCGCGAGGCGGCCCCCATGGGGGGCCAGGTCCTGGTCCGCATCGCCTTCCCGGACCGGCTCCTGCACCACCAGCGCCGGGCCTGGGTGCGGGTGCCGGTGGCGGCCGTCGCCGAGGTCCCCGTGACCCTGGTCGACGCCGCCGAGGGCAGCCTCTTCGGGCGACTCGAGGACCTCTCCCTCGGCGGCCTCGGGAGCCTGGTGCTGATGGCGGGCCGCGGAGAGCCCGCGGATCTCGCGACGGTGGAGGGCTGCATCGTCCAGCTTCCCGACGGCGGCGTCTTCCACGCCGGGCTCGAGGTGCGCAACGTCCACCCCCGCAGCGACGGGACCCTCCGCGTCGGGGCCCGCTTCTCGCGCATCCCACGCGGCCAGGATCACCGCCTGGAGCGCTTCATCCGCGAGGTGGAACGGGAGCTCCTCCGGCGCCAGCGCCAGCCCTGA
- a CDS encoding mechanosensitive ion channel family protein, with protein sequence MTESLLDALRAGLGPFAWRAVLAAAVLLAFWVGAQVAASLLRRLAARLEPGRDEVVRLLAATAHAGILAVGAVSALGTAGIEVGALVAGLGLTGFALGFALRDALSNLLAGVLILFYRPFRPGDHVQVGAAEGLVRSIDLRYTILETEGRRHLVPNSVLLTQVITVREPPPQGSGRDGW encoded by the coding sequence ATGACGGAGTCGCTCCTCGATGCCCTGCGTGCCGGCCTCGGCCCCTTCGCCTGGCGGGCCGTGCTCGCGGCGGCCGTCCTCCTCGCCTTCTGGGTCGGGGCGCAGGTGGCGGCTTCGCTCCTGCGCCGACTCGCCGCGCGGCTCGAGCCCGGGCGCGACGAGGTGGTGCGGCTGCTCGCCGCCACCGCCCACGCCGGCATCCTCGCCGTCGGTGCGGTGAGCGCGCTGGGCACCGCCGGCATCGAGGTGGGCGCCCTCGTCGCCGGCCTCGGCCTGACCGGCTTCGCCCTCGGCTTCGCCCTGCGCGACGCCCTCTCCAACCTCCTCGCCGGCGTCCTGATCCTCTTCTACCGCCCCTTCCGCCCCGGCGACCACGTCCAGGTGGGCGCGGCCGAGGGCCTGGTGCGCAGCATCGACCTGCGCTACACGATCCTCGAGACCGAGGGACGGCGCCATCTGGTGCCCAACAGCGTCCTCCTGACCCAGGTCATCACGGTTCGGGAGCCGCCGCCCCAGGGGAGCGGCCGCGACGGGTGGTGA
- the flgM gene encoding flagellar biosynthesis anti-sigma factor FlgM produces MAIEINGSGGPQRLSTEAREGARVDVERSEPSARQQETGRPATYDTVSLTDTARTLQSLTERLAELPVVDTQRVEQLRQAIADGSYQVDPQRVAARLLAFESALGGKG; encoded by the coding sequence ATGGCGATCGAGATCAACGGCAGCGGAGGCCCGCAGCGGCTCTCCACCGAGGCGCGCGAGGGTGCGCGCGTGGACGTCGAGCGCAGCGAGCCGTCGGCACGCCAGCAGGAGACCGGACGGCCCGCCACCTACGACACCGTGAGCCTCACCGACACCGCCCGCACGCTGCAGTCGCTCACCGAGCGCCTGGCCGAGCTCCCGGTGGTGGACACCCAGCGCGTCGAGCAGCTGCGGCAGGCCATCGCCGACGGCAGCTACCAGGTGGACCCGCAGCGGGTGGCGGCGCGGCTGCTCGCCTTCGAGTCGGCCCTCGGCGGGAAGGGATGA
- the relA gene encoding GTP diphosphokinase, with protein MNEAGGEALRPVAGLTDLAARVSAACGHWPAEEHRRLRAVLRHLDARTGAVAPAAWGRAHEVASVLAALHADAETVGAALLHVLLGADADRAAVREALGEGMVRLLDGAGRMGQVAEQRAGTAAASAEQAEALRKMLLAMVEDVRVVLLVLALRLVDLRHAAAIGYERRRALARETMDIYAPLANRLGIWQLKWELEDLAFRYLEPLTYRRLAQQLAERRADRERYLREVTAQLGEALAREGIEADIAARPKHLYSIWKKMQRKGVGFEEIFDVRAVRVLVAEVAQCYAVLGIVHSLWHPIPREFDDYIARPKPNNYRSLHTAVVGPEGRTLEVQIRTHEMHRQAELGIAAHWRYKEGVRFDPGVERKVAWLRQLLAWREEVADGGEFVDQFRAATQEERVYVFTPRGEVVDLPAGATVLDFAYHIHTEVGHRCRGAKVNGRIVPLTHELATGEQVEILTAKAPRPSRDWLSPHLGYLRTARARAKVRHWFKQLDREENIAAGRAVLEREAQRLGVTVEAAALCGRLRQASEDDLLAAVGRGEISAAQVAAALAELGAPPGGRDEPVVAVPRRRGEGGSGEVRIAGVGDLLAQTARCCKPLPGDPVRGYITRGRGVSIHHRDCRNLARLALEDPDRVITVDWQGAGPRRRYPVDVRVRAYDRPGLLRDVTALLAAEHVEVEAARSTGGRRRHETHLELRLHVGDMGQLARVLARIGELPNVLDVRRVGAAGEGG; from the coding sequence ATGAACGAGGCCGGCGGCGAGGCGCTGCGGCCGGTGGCGGGGCTGACGGATCTGGCGGCGCGGGTGAGCGCGGCCTGCGGCCACTGGCCGGCGGAGGAGCACCGGCGGCTGCGGGCGGTGCTGCGCCATCTCGACGCCCGCACGGGGGCGGTGGCGCCGGCGGCGTGGGGGCGGGCCCACGAGGTGGCGTCCGTGCTCGCCGCTCTCCACGCCGACGCCGAGACGGTGGGGGCGGCGCTGCTGCACGTGCTGCTCGGGGCGGATGCGGATCGGGCCGCGGTGCGCGAGGCGCTGGGCGAGGGCATGGTGCGGCTCCTCGACGGTGCGGGCCGCATGGGCCAGGTGGCCGAGCAGCGGGCGGGGACGGCGGCGGCCTCGGCCGAGCAGGCCGAGGCCCTGCGCAAGATGCTGCTGGCGATGGTGGAGGACGTGCGCGTCGTCCTCCTGGTCCTCGCCCTGCGGCTGGTGGACCTGCGCCACGCCGCGGCCATCGGCTACGAGCGGCGGCGGGCGCTGGCGCGCGAGACCATGGACATCTACGCGCCGCTGGCCAACCGGCTCGGCATCTGGCAGCTCAAGTGGGAGCTGGAGGACCTCGCCTTCCGCTACCTCGAGCCGCTCACCTACCGGCGGCTCGCGCAGCAGCTCGCCGAGCGGCGGGCCGACCGCGAGCGCTACCTGCGCGAGGTCACGGCGCAGCTCGGCGAGGCGCTGGCGCGCGAGGGCATCGAGGCCGACATCGCCGCCCGCCCCAAGCACCTCTACAGCATCTGGAAGAAGATGCAGCGCAAGGGGGTGGGCTTCGAGGAGATCTTCGACGTGCGCGCGGTGCGCGTCCTCGTGGCCGAGGTGGCGCAGTGCTACGCCGTGCTCGGCATCGTCCACAGCCTCTGGCACCCCATCCCGCGGGAGTTCGACGACTACATCGCCCGCCCCAAGCCCAACAACTACCGCTCGCTCCACACCGCGGTGGTGGGGCCGGAGGGGCGTACCCTCGAGGTGCAGATCCGCACCCACGAGATGCACCGCCAGGCCGAGCTGGGCATCGCCGCGCACTGGCGCTACAAGGAGGGCGTGCGCTTCGACCCCGGGGTCGAGCGCAAGGTGGCGTGGCTGCGCCAGCTCCTGGCCTGGCGCGAGGAGGTGGCCGACGGCGGGGAGTTCGTCGACCAGTTCCGGGCCGCGACCCAGGAGGAGCGGGTCTACGTCTTCACGCCCCGCGGCGAGGTGGTGGACCTGCCCGCGGGGGCCACCGTGCTGGACTTCGCCTACCACATCCACACCGAGGTGGGGCACCGCTGCCGCGGGGCCAAGGTCAACGGCCGCATCGTGCCCCTGACCCACGAGCTCGCCACCGGCGAGCAGGTGGAGATCCTCACCGCCAAGGCGCCGCGGCCGAGCCGCGACTGGCTCAGCCCCCACCTCGGCTACCTGCGCACGGCGCGCGCCCGGGCCAAGGTGCGGCACTGGTTCAAGCAGCTCGACCGCGAGGAGAACATCGCCGCCGGGCGGGCGGTGCTCGAGCGCGAGGCGCAGCGCCTCGGGGTCACGGTCGAGGCCGCGGCGCTCTGTGGGCGTCTGCGCCAGGCGAGCGAGGACGACCTGCTCGCCGCCGTCGGCCGCGGCGAGATCAGCGCCGCCCAGGTGGCGGCGGCGCTGGCCGAGCTCGGGGCGCCGCCCGGCGGGCGCGACGAGCCGGTGGTCGCGGTGCCGCGGCGGCGCGGCGAGGGCGGCAGCGGCGAGGTGCGCATCGCCGGCGTCGGCGACCTCCTCGCCCAGACCGCGCGCTGCTGCAAGCCCCTGCCGGGGGACCCGGTGCGGGGCTACATCACGCGCGGGCGCGGCGTCAGCATCCACCACCGCGACTGCCGCAACCTCGCGCGCCTGGCCCTGGAGGACCCGGACCGGGTGATCACCGTGGACTGGCAGGGCGCGGGGCCGCGCCGGCGCTACCCGGTGGACGTGCGGGTGCGGGCCTACGACCGGCCGGGGCTGCTGCGGGACGTGACCGCGCTGCTCGCGGCCGAGCACGTGGAGGTGGAGGCGGCGCGCAGCACAGGCGGGCGCAGGCGCCACGAGACGCACCTGGAGCTGCGTCTGCACGTCGGCGACATGGGCCAGCTCGCCCGCGTGCTGGCCCGCATCGGGGAGCTTCCCAACGTGCTCGACGTGCGCCGCGTGGGGGCGGCGGGCGAGGGCGGCTGA
- a CDS encoding TIGR04283 family arsenosugar biosynthesis glycosyltransferase → MSGRLSVVVPALGEAAVIGAALRALAPLRAAGEEVIVVDGGSADGTAEAARGLADRVLVCRPPGRARQMNAGAAVARGTILWFLHADTLPAPGAAEAIRAAVAAGAGWGRFDVRLSGAHPLLRVVERAMNLRSRLTGIATGDQGIFVRRDWFEAAGGFPDIPLMEDIALSRALRRRGRPACLAGPLVTSSRRWEAHGVVRTILLMWRLRLAYFLGADPARLARRYARP, encoded by the coding sequence GTGAGCGGGCGCCTCTCGGTCGTCGTCCCGGCCCTGGGCGAGGCCGCCGTCATCGGCGCCGCGCTGCGGGCGCTGGCGCCCCTGCGCGCGGCGGGCGAGGAGGTGATCGTGGTGGACGGCGGCAGCGCCGACGGCACCGCGGAGGCCGCGCGCGGGCTCGCCGACCGGGTGCTGGTGTGCCGTCCGCCGGGGCGGGCGCGGCAGATGAACGCCGGCGCCGCCGTCGCCCGCGGGACGATCCTGTGGTTCCTCCATGCCGACACCCTGCCCGCACCCGGCGCGGCCGAGGCCATCCGGGCCGCCGTCGCCGCCGGTGCGGGCTGGGGCCGCTTCGACGTGCGCCTGAGCGGCGCCCACCCGCTGCTGCGGGTGGTGGAGCGCGCCATGAACCTGCGCTCGCGCCTGACCGGCATCGCCACCGGGGATCAGGGCATCTTCGTACGCCGCGACTGGTTCGAGGCCGCGGGCGGCTTCCCGGACATCCCCCTCATGGAGGACATCGCCCTCAGCCGTGCCCTGCGCCGCCGCGGCCGGCCGGCCTGCCTCGCCGGCCCCCTCGTGACCTCCAGCCGCCGCTGGGAGGCGCACGGCGTGGTGCGCACCATCCTCCTCATGTGGCGCCTGCGCCTCGCCTACTTCCTCGGCGCCGACCCGGCCCGGCTCGCGCGCCGCTACGCCCGGCCGTAA
- a CDS encoding protein-L-isoaspartate(D-aspartate) O-methyltransferase, producing the protein MTAPSPVERLIAAIEEDAARTAHTTGVARIDPAVLEAIRRVPRERFVPAEQRGAAYANHPLPIGEGQTISQPFIVALMTHLLGVGPGDRVLDVGTGSGYQAAVLAELGAEVYGVELRPRLAEEAAERLRALGYDHVAVRIGDGALGWPEHAPYRGIVVAAATPHVPPALLDQLAPRGRMVLPLGPPGLGQMLTVVERGPEGGIHQREVLPVAFVPLTTRG; encoded by the coding sequence GTGACCGCCCCGTCGCCGGTGGAGCGGCTGATCGCCGCCATCGAGGAGGATGCGGCGCGCACCGCCCACACCACCGGTGTCGCGCGCATCGACCCGGCGGTGCTGGAGGCGATCCGCCGGGTGCCGCGCGAGCGCTTCGTGCCCGCGGAGCAGCGCGGCGCCGCCTACGCCAACCATCCCCTCCCCATCGGCGAGGGGCAGACCATCTCCCAGCCCTTCATCGTCGCCCTCATGACCCACCTCCTCGGGGTCGGGCCCGGCGACCGCGTCCTCGACGTGGGCACCGGCTCCGGCTACCAGGCCGCGGTGCTGGCCGAGCTCGGCGCCGAGGTCTACGGCGTCGAGCTGCGCCCCCGCCTCGCCGAGGAGGCGGCCGAGCGGCTGCGCGCGCTGGGCTACGACCATGTCGCCGTCCGCATCGGCGACGGCGCCCTCGGCTGGCCCGAGCACGCCCCCTACCGCGGCATCGTGGTGGCCGCGGCCACCCCGCACGTGCCGCCCGCGCTCCTCGACCAGCTCGCCCCCCGCGGGCGCATGGTCCTCCCCCTGGGCCCGCCCGGGCTCGGCCAGATGCTGACCGTGGTGGAGCGCGGGCCCGAGGGCGGCATCCACCAGCGGGAGGTCCTTCCGGTGGCCTTCGTCCCCCTCACCACCCGGGGCTGA
- the flgN gene encoding flagellar export chaperone FlgN, with amino-acid sequence MSAAADPARAEALARILDETLAALDALAETLAAERRALARADAAAIAETARRKAELADRIDRAEARRREAAGSDAEAFEALLTRLDPAGGLGRRWAAVREAVLRCRRDNEINARIVQASSRRLEEALALLRGGDGTYGPDGAPAAAGTGSSIAKA; translated from the coding sequence ATGAGCGCCGCCGCGGATCCCGCGCGGGCCGAGGCGCTGGCCCGCATCCTCGACGAGACCCTCGCCGCCCTCGACGCCCTCGCCGAGACCCTGGCCGCCGAGCGCAGGGCGCTCGCCCGCGCCGATGCCGCGGCCATCGCCGAGACCGCAAGGCGCAAGGCGGAGCTTGCCGACCGCATCGACCGCGCCGAGGCCCGGCGCCGGGAGGCGGCGGGAAGCGATGCCGAGGCCTTCGAGGCGCTGCTGACGCGGCTCGACCCCGCAGGCGGCCTCGGGCGGCGCTGGGCGGCGGTGCGGGAGGCGGTGCTGCGCTGCCGCCGCGACAACGAGATCAACGCCCGCATCGTCCAGGCCTCGAGCCGCCGTCTCGAGGAGGCCCTGGCCCTGCTTCGCGGCGGCGACGGCACCTACGGTCCGGACGGCGCCCCGGCGGCCGCCGGCACCGGCTCATCCATCGCCAAGGCCTAG
- a CDS encoding DUF6763 family protein — MSTPFEPRVGDWYRKPNGETFEVVAVDEADETVEIQYFDGDLEEFDFESWYELDLEPIDPPEDWSGPFDDLEPDDLGEDVAGHGPVGDYLDEIDRED; from the coding sequence ATGAGCACGCCGTTCGAGCCCCGGGTGGGGGACTGGTACCGCAAGCCCAACGGCGAGACCTTCGAGGTCGTGGCCGTGGACGAGGCCGACGAGACGGTGGAGATCCAGTACTTCGACGGCGACCTCGAGGAGTTCGACTTCGAGAGCTGGTACGAGCTCGACCTCGAGCCCATCGACCCGCCGGAGGACTGGTCCGGCCCCTTCGACGACCTCGAGCCGGACGATCTCGGGGAGGATGTCGCCGGCCACGGGCCGGTGGGCGACTACCTGGACGAGATCGACCGCGAGGACTGA
- the flgA gene encoding flagellar basal body P-ring formation chaperone FlgA — MKSVAAMTQRSLVACLALLLAAAPASGRAALQPLDAVRRAAEAHARAAAGAAAEHIEVRAGALDPRLRLPRCAGALETFDPPGSRAVGRRVVGVRCPGPRPWSLYVSVTVRGLVPVVVAARPVPRGRTLSAQDLRVERRDLAALPAGYLDALERAVGQETLRPLRPGEVVSPAALRPPRLVRRGERVVLEAGAGPVRVRSSGRALGDAPLGARVRVRNEGSGRVVEGVVVGPGRVQVIM, encoded by the coding sequence ATGAAGAGCGTCGCAGCCATGACCCAGCGAAGCCTCGTCGCCTGCCTTGCCCTCCTGCTCGCGGCGGCGCCGGCGTCCGGACGGGCGGCCCTGCAGCCCCTCGACGCCGTCCGGCGGGCCGCCGAGGCCCATGCCCGCGCCGCCGCGGGGGCCGCCGCCGAGCACATCGAGGTGCGGGCCGGCGCCCTCGACCCGCGCCTGCGCCTGCCCCGATGCGCCGGCGCCCTCGAGACCTTCGACCCCCCCGGCAGCCGCGCGGTGGGCCGCCGCGTCGTGGGGGTGCGCTGCCCGGGGCCGCGGCCCTGGTCCCTGTACGTGTCGGTGACCGTGCGCGGCCTCGTCCCGGTGGTGGTGGCGGCGCGTCCCGTGCCCCGCGGACGGACGCTCTCGGCGCAGGACCTGCGGGTGGAGCGGCGCGACCTCGCCGCCCTGCCCGCGGGCTACCTCGACGCCCTCGAGCGGGCGGTGGGCCAGGAGACGCTGCGCCCGCTGCGCCCCGGCGAGGTGGTCAGCCCCGCGGCCCTGCGCCCGCCGCGCCTCGTCCGTCGCGGCGAGCGGGTGGTGCTCGAGGCCGGCGCCGGGCCGGTGCGGGTGCGCAGCAGCGGCCGCGCCCTCGGCGACGCCCCCCTGGGCGCGCGGGTGCGGGTGCGCAACGAGGGCAGCGGCCGCGTCGTGGAGGGCGTGGTGGTGGGCCCCGGGCGGGTGCAGGTGATCATGTGA